One Mycobacterium dioxanotrophicus DNA window includes the following coding sequences:
- a CDS encoding glutaredoxin family protein gives MNDIHASHLNNQDGGTAMTITLYTKPGCVQCRATARQFDKADVRIDTIDVSVDTAAAQLLEDLGYRSVPVVIANGQSWAGHRPDRIDAVIRQTAEAMSCPRL, from the coding sequence GTGAACGACATCCACGCCAGCCACCTCAACAACCAGGACGGAGGAACCGCGATGACCATCACCCTCTACACCAAGCCCGGATGCGTGCAATGCCGCGCCACCGCCCGTCAGTTCGACAAAGCCGACGTGCGCATCGACACCATCGACGTCTCCGTCGACACCGCAGCCGCACAACTCCTCGAGGACCTCGGCTACCGCAGCGTGCCCGTGGTCATCGCAAACGGGCAGTCGTGGGCCGGACACCGGCCCGACCGCATCGACGCGGTGATCCGCCAGACGGCAGAGGCGATGTCATGCCCGCGACTCTGA
- a CDS encoding deazapurine DNA modification protein DpdA family protein — protein sequence MKYFYLGTSEVRWLGQANVPLFISHRRLATRKSFPRALTGWALDSGGFTELSMYGQWRTTARDYNTAVWRYDQEIGNLEWASPGDWMCEPEQLARTGLSVREHQRRTIANFQQLQDLWPGPDFDVPYVPVLQGWSADDYRRCVDMYYAAGVDLSQCFLVGVGTMCRRQASAEIDVILSTIQRHDPEIPLHAYGLKLSGLKRYGHRVLSADSMAWSWAARMSDPLPGHTHASCNNCLPYALAWRQRILTVRPSGQMSLFDAA from the coding sequence ATGAAGTACTTCTATCTCGGAACGAGTGAGGTGCGCTGGCTCGGCCAGGCCAACGTCCCGCTGTTCATCTCCCATCGCCGATTGGCGACCCGCAAGAGCTTCCCGCGTGCGCTCACCGGATGGGCACTCGATTCCGGTGGCTTCACCGAACTGTCGATGTACGGCCAATGGCGCACCACCGCCCGCGACTACAACACCGCGGTCTGGCGCTACGACCAAGAGATCGGGAACCTCGAATGGGCCTCGCCCGGCGACTGGATGTGCGAACCCGAACAACTCGCCCGCACCGGGCTCAGCGTGCGCGAGCACCAGCGCCGCACCATCGCCAACTTCCAACAACTGCAAGACCTCTGGCCCGGCCCCGACTTCGACGTGCCCTACGTGCCGGTCCTACAGGGATGGTCAGCTGACGACTATCGGCGATGCGTCGACATGTACTACGCCGCCGGCGTCGATCTGTCGCAGTGCTTCCTCGTCGGCGTCGGCACCATGTGCCGCCGCCAGGCCAGCGCCGAGATCGACGTCATCCTGTCGACCATCCAGCGCCACGACCCCGAGATCCCACTCCACGCCTACGGGCTGAAGCTTTCCGGTCTCAAGCGCTACGGCCACAGAGTCCTCAGCGCCGATTCCATGGCGTGGAGCTGGGCAGCGCGAATGAGCGATCCGCTGCCCGGCCACACCCACGCCTCGTGCAACAACTGCCTGCCTTACGCCCTGGCCTGGCGCCAACGCATCCTCACCGTGCGCCCCTCAGGACAGATGAGCTTGTTCGATGCGGCTTGA